In Parasegetibacter sp. NRK P23, the genomic stretch TTTACAATAAAAAAAGGCGTTATAATGCACTTCAATGAAGTTTTTAATATTGTTAAAGCCAGAAGGGAATCTTTAAATGTGACGCAGGAAACGCTCGCGCAACTTTCCGGCGTAGCATTGAGGACCTTGAAGCAATTTGAAAGCGGCAAAGGCAATCCTACCTTGCAAACACTCCAAAAAATCGGTGACGCACTGGGCCTTGAGGTAACGGTTGTCGTTAAAAACAGGGAATTAACGCATGAGAGCAGCAAAGATTCTTTTTAAAGGGCAGGAAGCCGGCATATTAACACAATATGATGACGGTACGTTCACGTTCCGGTATAACGCATCGTGGGTAGAAGACAGGGGTAAACCGGCGATCAGTCTTACATTGCCGAAAGTCGCCGCGCCATACACTTCTCCTTACCTATTCCCATTCTTCTACAACATGCTGCCGGAAGGATCAAACAAACAAGTCGTTTGCCAGCTTAACCACCTGGACCAGAACGATTATTTCGGGTTATTGCTGACGATTGCCCAAACAGACACCATTGGCGCGGTAACCGTGTCAAAAATTGATTAAACATGCCTTTACCAGATTTCCAACATTGCCCTGGTACGCTGGCCCCTGGCCACCACACCTATAGTCGGACAGCACTCGTAAGGGTCTTTAAAGGCCGCAAGGTAAGTCATCTTCTTCCCTATGATTCTCCCGCGTCCAATGCCGCAATGGACGAACTATTTGATGAAAACAGAAAAAACATATCTATCTCCGGCGTACAGGAAAAATTCTCTGTTTTGCTTGAGAAGAACAAACTTCGATTGATTAAAGAGGGGGAGCGAGGTAGTTACATTTTAAAACCAATTCCGGCAGCCGGCCGGCGACCGGACCAGATGCCCCCGAATGAACACCTTACCATGCAGATTGCGCGACAAGTGTACCATATTGAAACAGCAGAGAATGCGCTGATCTTCTTCCGGAATGGAGCACCAGCATATATCACGAAACGTTTTGATGTTGATGAAAATGATAGGAAACTGGCGCAGGAGGATTTCGCATCCCTTGCCGGGCGTACCCCTCAAACGCATGGTGAACATTATAAGTACCTCGGCAATTATTTGCAGCTATTTCAACTCATGCAAAAATGTGTACCGGCATATCCCGTAGAAGCGCCGAAATTACTGAAACTGCTCATGTTCAACTATCTCTTCTCAAATGGGGATGCGCATTTCAAGAATTTTTCTCTCCTTGAAACACCAATGGGGGACTATCGCCTTAGTCCGGCATATGACCTGCTTAACAGCAGGATTCACATTAACGATAAGGATTTCGCCTTAGATGAGGGCTTATTACCAAAAGAAATGGCACAAGGGAAAATGATGCAGCAGTTCTCCGTATTAGCCGATCAGGCAGGCGTTTCGCAGGCTTCCTTTGATGCAATCAGGCAACTAATGGTTTCCCAAGCGAATAAAGTGCAGGAATTAACGATGGCGTCTTATCTGGATGAAACCACCAAACGAAATTATTGGCAATCGTATATGGGTCGGTTACGGCAACTGGAAAAAGTGTGAAAGATCAATTTGAGATTTTGATTCACCTATGGAGCATTATATGTAGTATTGAAATACGCCGACACACCGCTCGTCGAAGAGGAGTTCATTAAAAAAGTGAGAACCTGCTCCACCGGTACCGGTAAAAGTTTTGTGGCTTCTGCTATTCTGTCAGCGGCCCCAATTCCGTCAGTTTTAGAGTAGAGTTATCTCTTTATCTTTAAACTGTTAACTACGATGAAAAAGACAAGATTTACCGAGAGCCAAATAGTGGCTGCGATCAAGCAACAGGAANNNNNNNNNNNNNNNNNNNNNNNNNNNNNNNNNNNNNNNNNNNNNNNNNNNNNNNNNNNNNNNNNNNNNNNNNNNNNNNNNNNNNNNNNNNNNNNNNNNNTTTGGGTTCCCTGACTTTTCACATTGATTAAGCTAAATTATTACAACAACACAAACATACGAGACGCAAAGGAGCAAGGACGCAACGGGCTGTGGAGTAATAGCATCCCTGTGTAATTGGTTTATAACCTTTGAGTTTAATAATATTGAGGGCGTACCTTTTAGGTACGTCCTCTTTTTTTGAACTTAATGAACGCCAAGCCTGCTGTAATAAATGAACGATTGGATCACTCAAAGCCCATCTTCCAATGCTTAAAACGATTTACATCTCAACTAATTCAGCTGCTCCCTTGCTTCCTGAAAATCATTTACATTTCACCAATGCAGCCACCCTTTGCGTCCTTGCCCCTGCGAGGTACGAAGCAGTCTGCTGTTGCGTCTTGGCGTGATCTACTGCAGCGTCTTTGCGTGAACCAACGTCTTTCCGTATTTTTGCCCCTACCTTAAAAATCACCATGCGCACTTTTCGTACAAACCAGCAGCAACGTCCCAAAAAAAGTACTCTTATCGTGGGTCCTGAAGCCATTTCCAAAGCCTTACAGGAAGGAAAGGCCCTCGACCGGATTTATATGCAGAATAATCTTACCGGACAGGCTGCCGATGTGGTGCGGAAACTGGCCCAGGAACACCAGGTGCCCGTGAACCGGGTACCCGTGGAGAAACTGAACGCTTTCCACGTAACGGACCACAACGGGTTTGTGGCCGTGATCTCCAAAATAAGGTATTACGACCTGCAACAGGTGATCTCTTACGTCGTAGACAAAGGTGAAGTGCCTTTGCTCCTGATCCTTGACGGCGTTACCGATATCCGCAACATTGGCGCCATCGCGCGCACCGCGTATTGTTGCGGTGTTCATGCCATCGTGATCCCAGATAAAGGAGTAGGTGCCCTCAATGATGATGCTATACTCACTTCTGCCGGAGCTTTGGAAAAAATACCCGTATGCCGTGTGAACAGCCTGATGAAAGCCGTGGATGATATGCACCTTAATGGTCTCCAGGTTTTCGCCAGCGAGATGACCGCCGAAACGGGCATCCGCGACATCGATCTTTCCATCCCCTGCGCCCTGGTGATAGGAAGCGAGGAAAAAGGAATACAGCCCTCCCTCATGAAGATATGCGATCAGCAATTCAGGATTCCCATGAAAGGAGATTTCGAATCGCTCAATGTATCCGTTGCCACTGGTATGATGCTGTACGAAACGATGCGCCAGCGGGGATAAAGCCCGATTTTAACTGCTGAATTTTGAATGATGAATTAGCGCCTGTCATCCAAAATTCAACATTCAAAATTCAAAATTTGAAGCCACTTCAACTCATCGAATGTCCGCGGGACGCCATGCAGGGGTGGGAACATTTCATCCCCACGGCTTCCAAAATCGCGTACGAAACAGCTTTGCTGAAAGCCGGTTTCCATACGCTCGACTTCGGCAGTTTCGTGAATCCCAAAGCCATTCCCCAAATGGCCGACACACAGGAGGTGTTGAGCGCATTACCTTCTTCCAATACCCAGTTGCTGGCTATCGTGGGCAATCTTCGCGGAGCGGAAATGGCCGCGGCTTCTTCTAAGATCAAATACATTGGGTTTCCCTTCTCCCTTTCTGAAACTTTTCAGCAGCGGAACACCAATGCCGGAAGAGAAGAAGCTTACGAAAGAGTAAAGCAGATACAGGACTTGTGCGTGCGGACCGGGAAGGAACTGGTGGTGTATCTTTCGATGGGTTTTGGCAATCCTTACGAAGATCCGTTCAACAATGCACTGGTGGCGGAGTGGTCGGAAAAAATGGTGGCGGCCGGCATCAATATTATTTCGCTGGCCGATACGGTTGGAGTGGCGACGCCGGAAGAAATATTCGATATAACAAGCAACATCATACGTAGTTTTCCAGGTACAACAATAGGCGTTCACCTGCACGCGACGCCTGATTCCTGGAAAGATAAGATAGACGCCGCATTGGAAGCAGGTTGTGTCCGCTTCGATGGCGCGATCATGGGGTTTGGTGGCTGCCCATTGTCTGGTAATGCGCTCGTAGGCAATATACCCATGGAGCAGTTGATTTTTTTCCTGGAAGAAAAAGGCTTTGATTCGGGCATTGATCAAGCTGAACTGGCGCAATGCGTACAGTTGGCGCAGCGTATTTTCCTGTAAATTTGCCAGATGGAATTCAGAAGAGCGCTAGCCGTAAAGAAAATGAAGGAGCCGATCCGGCACCGGCAGCCCATCCTACTGATCGGGTCCTGCTTTTCAGAACACATCGGTGAGAAATTAAGGGCAGGAAAATTCCGGGTGCTGGAGAACCCGCATGGTATCCTTTTTAATCCTGTCAGCATCGCTACCGCCATCCGGGCCTACATTGAGAAACGGGTGTACACCGCGGATGAATTGTTCGAACTGAATGAAACCTGGCACAGTTGGGACCACCACAGCCGTTTCTCCGCGCCTGACCCGCAGGCTGCCCTCCAAAAGATCAATGATGCGGTAAACGAAGCACACAGCTTCCTTCAACAAACAGAATGGGTAATCATTACGCTGGGTTCAGCATTTTCTTATGAACTGGCGGAGAACAATCAACCCGTGGCGAACTGCCATAAGGCACCCGCGAATATATTCCGCCGAAAGCTGCTTTCTGTTGAAGATGTATTGGCCGCGATGGATAACACGATCCACCGGCTCCGTTTTTTCAACCCTGCTATTAAGGTGATTTTCACCATCAGTCCAGTGCGGCACCTCCGCGAGGGAATGGTGGAAAACAACCGGAGTAAGGCGGTGTTGATCCAGGCCGTGCACCACCTGGTGGATAAGTTTGAGGGACTGTATTATTTCCCCGCCTACGAACTGGTGATAGATGACCTTCGCGATTACCGTTTTTACGCTGAAGACATGGTTCACCCCAATTACCAGGCTACCGGTTATGTATGGGAGAGACTGGCGGAAAGTTGTTTTGACGAGGACACCATTTCCCTGCTGGAAGAGTTGCGGAAAACCGACCTGGCTTACAGGCACCGTCCTTTTAACCCGGAGACCACTCAACATAAAAAATTCCTGCAGGACCAGCTTACGCGCACGGCCGCCCTGCAGAAAAAATATGATTACCTCGACCTTAGCCGGGAACTACTGTATTTTGCGCAGGGATCCTGACGGGGAAATTGTACTCTTCTTTCAGGAATTGTTCCAGGCTCTCCAGTAAACAAAACTGGTTACGTGCCCTGTCCAGGTTATGATCTGGGTACCTTGTCCGGTAATACACATCTCCTTTCAGAAAATCGGTCATAAAGCGCAGCGCCTGCTGGTAGATCATAATCAGCCCTGAATAATGAATATGCCGCATTTCCTCCACCGTGAAGCTGTGCGCCATTTCATGGAGGTAACCGTTCAGGATGGCTTTATAGTATTCTTTCCGGATGTGGATCGCGTTAAAATCGGTACTGTTCTCGTCTACGCTGCAGGTCATGGTCCGGATCATGTCGCCAATATCGGAGTAGAACCTTCCGGGCATTACGGTGTCCATGTCTACGGGGCAAACCACTTCATTTGAATCCTTATTAAAGAGGATATTGCTCACTTTGGTATCGTGGTGCATCACGCGTATCCTGTAGTCCGGGTTTTGAAGGATGCTGTTAAAGAAACTCAGGATATAAGCTTTCTTTAATAGTCCGTCCACTAGTTCTTCAGCCCGGATTTTTCTATCGGGCACGGCGTTCAGGATGGCTTCTTCAAATTGTTCGAAGCGGTAGCCAAGGTCGTGGAACCGCGGAAGTATTTCCCGGAGCAGGTGGATGTTAGAGCCGTTCAGCTCGTGGGTGAATTGTCCGAAGCAACGTGCGGCGGTGTAGGCGAGTTGCGTATTGTGGGCCAGGTCGGGGGAATAAGTGTTTTCGATGAATTCAAATCCGCGCCAGAAGCGGTTTTCATCATCGGTGTATCCCATTTCCCCTTTTGTGGTTAGCAACGGCCTTGGAAGTGCGATGGTGCTCCCTGTTTGTGCCAGGTAATTCCGTACGATAAGGTAGTTGTGCTGGATGTCTTCCGGTTGGTGAAACACGGCGGTGTTGACCACCTGCAGCACAATGTTGATGTGCCGCAGATGATCCGTTATTTTATAGGTATGGTTGATCAACCCATTCCCGAGGGGATTGATTTCCGCGTGGGCGGGGTCGATACCAAATTGGGGCAGTATATGTTGAATCGTAGCCAGGTTCATGTGAATTGTTGGATCAGTACTCGTCGTTTAAAGCGAAAACAGGCTTCCGGTGCATCCATTCTCCTCCGGTGAAGTCGGGGAATTCAACAGTTTGGTTACCCAATTCT encodes the following:
- a CDS encoding helix-turn-helix domain-containing protein, producing MFKFTIKKGVIMHFNEVFNIVKARRESLNVTQETLAQLSGVALRTLKQFESGKGNPTLQTLQKIGDALGLEVTVVVKNRELTHESSKDSF
- a CDS encoding HipA N-terminal domain-containing protein, which encodes MRAAKILFKGQEAGILTQYDDGTFTFRYNASWVEDRGKPAISLTLPKVAAPYTSPYLFPFFYNMLPEGSNKQVVCQLNHLDQNDYFGLLLTIAQTDTIGAVTVSKID
- a CDS encoding HipA domain-containing protein; protein product: MPLPDFQHCPGTLAPGHHTYSRTALVRVFKGRKVSHLLPYDSPASNAAMDELFDENRKNISISGVQEKFSVLLEKNKLRLIKEGERGSYILKPIPAAGRRPDQMPPNEHLTMQIARQVYHIETAENALIFFRNGAPAYITKRFDVDENDRKLAQEDFASLAGRTPQTHGEHYKYLGNYLQLFQLMQKCVPAYPVEAPKLLKLLMFNYLFSNGDAHFKNFSLLETPMGDYRLSPAYDLLNSRIHINDKDFALDEGLLPKEMAQGKMMQQFSVLADQAGVSQASFDAIRQLMVSQANKVQELTMASYLDETTKRNYWQSYMGRLRQLEKV
- the rlmB gene encoding 23S rRNA (guanosine(2251)-2'-O)-methyltransferase RlmB, which produces MRTFRTNQQQRPKKSTLIVGPEAISKALQEGKALDRIYMQNNLTGQAADVVRKLAQEHQVPVNRVPVEKLNAFHVTDHNGFVAVISKIRYYDLQQVISYVVDKGEVPLLLILDGVTDIRNIGAIARTAYCCGVHAIVIPDKGVGALNDDAILTSAGALEKIPVCRVNSLMKAVDDMHLNGLQVFASEMTAETGIRDIDLSIPCALVIGSEEKGIQPSLMKICDQQFRIPMKGDFESLNVSVATGMMLYETMRQRG
- a CDS encoding hydroxymethylglutaryl-CoA lyase, giving the protein MKPLQLIECPRDAMQGWEHFIPTASKIAYETALLKAGFHTLDFGSFVNPKAIPQMADTQEVLSALPSSNTQLLAIVGNLRGAEMAAASSKIKYIGFPFSLSETFQQRNTNAGREEAYERVKQIQDLCVRTGKELVVYLSMGFGNPYEDPFNNALVAEWSEKMVAAGINIISLADTVGVATPEEIFDITSNIIRSFPGTTIGVHLHATPDSWKDKIDAALEAGCVRFDGAIMGFGGCPLSGNALVGNIPMEQLIFFLEEKGFDSGIDQAELAQCVQLAQRIFL
- a CDS encoding GSCFA domain-containing protein, with protein sequence MEFRRALAVKKMKEPIRHRQPILLIGSCFSEHIGEKLRAGKFRVLENPHGILFNPVSIATAIRAYIEKRVYTADELFELNETWHSWDHHSRFSAPDPQAALQKINDAVNEAHSFLQQTEWVIITLGSAFSYELAENNQPVANCHKAPANIFRRKLLSVEDVLAAMDNTIHRLRFFNPAIKVIFTISPVRHLREGMVENNRSKAVLIQAVHHLVDKFEGLYYFPAYELVIDDLRDYRFYAEDMVHPNYQATGYVWERLAESCFDEDTISLLEELRKTDLAYRHRPFNPETTQHKKFLQDQLTRTAALQKKYDYLDLSRELLYFAQGS
- a CDS encoding phosphotransferase enzyme family protein, translated to MNLATIQHILPQFGIDPAHAEINPLGNGLINHTYKITDHLRHINIVLQVVNTAVFHQPEDIQHNYLIVRNYLAQTGSTIALPRPLLTTKGEMGYTDDENRFWRGFEFIENTYSPDLAHNTQLAYTAARCFGQFTHELNGSNIHLLREILPRFHDLGYRFEQFEEAILNAVPDRKIRAEELVDGLLKKAYILSFFNSILQNPDYRIRVMHHDTKVSNILFNKDSNEVVCPVDMDTVMPGRFYSDIGDMIRTMTCSVDENSTDFNAIHIRKEYYKAILNGYLHEMAHSFTVEEMRHIHYSGLIMIYQQALRFMTDFLKGDVYYRTRYPDHNLDRARNQFCLLESLEQFLKEEYNFPVRIPAQNTVVPG